The DNA sequence AAAGGCAAAAATGATCAGAAGAAAACCGGTGTAAAAACCGGTGATGCATTTGCAATGAAGGCAGCAGTTGCAGGTATGCTCATTTCGTTTGGAATGGCATGCGTGGTTATTATAAGAAAGCGCAGAAAATAAGAAAGAAAATTAACAGACAGAAAATAATAGTGCTGGATTTGGACAGAAATGTCTGAATCTGGCACTTGTGATTGAAAGGAAGCATATGAGCAGAATCGAATTGATCGCTCCATGTCATTTTGGATTGGAGTCAGTATTGAAAAAAGAAATCCTGGATCTTGGATATGAGATCGTTCAGGTAGAAGACGGAAGAATAACATTTGCAGGAGAAGAAGATGCGGTTGCAAGAGCAAATATGTTTATTCGTACAGCTGAACGTATCATGATCAAGTGCGGAAGCTTTAAGGCTGTAACATTTGATGAATTATTTGAAGGAACCAAGAGTATTCCATGGGAGCGGTATCTGACCCGTGATGCAAAATTCTGGGTATCCAAGGCTACATCAAATAAGAGCGCACTGTTCAGCCCATCTGATATCCAGTCCATCGTGAAGAAAGCTATGGTAGAACGTTTGAAACAGACCTACCATGTATCATGGTTCACGGAAGATGGAGCAGAATATCCGGTTCGTGTATTTATATTTAAGGATATTGTTACGATAGGACTTGATACATCAGGAATATCCCTTCATAAGCGTGGCTATAGGAAACTGGTTGGCAAAGCACCGATATCGGAAACTCTGGCGTCGGCACTGATCATGCTTACACCATGGAATAAGGATCGTGTACTGGTTGACCCATTCTGTGGAAGCGGAACATTTCCGATCGAGGCAGCTATGATCGGAGCAAGGATTGCACCGGGAATTGACAGAGACTTTCTGGCTTCTGAGTGGGCGAAGGTCGGCGACAAGAAGATGTGGTACAATGCAATCGATGAAGCAAATGATATGATCGACCATGATGTGAAGATGAATATTCAGGGATATGATCTGGATAATGAGATGGTGAAGTGTGCGATGGAGAATGCCAGAGCAGCAGGAGTGGATGAACATATCCATTTTCAGCAGAGAGATGTAAAGGATCTCAGGCATCCGAAAAAATATGGATTTATCATCACGAATCCGCCATATGGCGAGCGCCTCGAGGATCGGGAGGACCTTCCTGAATTATATAAGACGATCGGGGAAAGCTTCAGACGACTGGATGACTGGTCGATGTTCCTGATCACGTCATACAGTGAGGCGGAGAAATATATAGGAAGAAAGGCGGATAAGAATCGTAAGATCTACAATGGTATGATCAAATCATATTTCTATCAGTTCATGGGACCGAAGCCGCCAAAGAGAAAGTGAGACAGAGTTGAAAAAGTATTTGATCGTGGCAGCGGTTGTTATTCTGGGGGTATTTCTGTATCTGGGTTTTCTGAGACATCCGGATGTAAGCATTGAGAAGACGGAAGAAGCGGGTGCTGCCGCAGAAACTATGTTGAAAGAGATTGTGACGAATGCAAATGGAAAGGGCATTATATTATATATAAATGACAGCAGGATCACAGAAGCGGAGTATCAGCCGTATTTCAGTGACCATTTGCAGCTGATGCTCCCTATCGCGACATTTACCGATAAACTGGATTGCCATGTGAATGCATATGAAAATGGGACGATCACATTTTCCAAAGGAGACAGTCTGGTAAAGGTCTATGGTGATTCGGATGTGGTAAATATCAATGGAAATGCAATACAGGCAATCGACAAGCCAGAGAAAAAGGATGATATCATCTATGTGCCGGTGAATGAGATCTGCGAGGCATTAAACTACAGTTGTAATATCAATCTGGAGACAAATGCCGTGGTGTTAAAAAAGATTGCCGAGGAAGAAAAGCTTCCGGCAGCATATGATATGAGAGAACATGATCGTGTATCTCTTGTAAGAGATCAGGGTATCTATGGAACCTGCTGGGCATTTGCATCACTTGCGGCACTGGAAAGTACGATCCGTCCGGCTGAAAATCTGGTATTTTCTGTTGATCATATGGCAATGAATAACAGCTTTAATGTCAGCCCATTTGACGGTGGCGAATATTATATGAGTATAGCCTATCTTGCGGCATGGCAGGGACCGGTACTTGAGGAGGATGATCCGTACGGAGATAACCAGACGGTAAATGGGCTGTCAGCGGTAAAGCATCTGGAAGAAGCCATCATCCTGAAGGACAAGAATTACGAGGCGATCAAATCATCCGTATACAAATATGGTGGCGTGGAAACGGTTATTTACTGTGATATGAAGAATGCGACGAGTAGTTCTTATTATTATAACAGAAACCGCAGTTCCTATTATTATAATGGAGATCAGACACCGAATCATGACGTGGTGATCGTTGGCTGGGATGACAACTATCCGAAGGAATATTTTAATACAGAACCGGCGGGAGACGGCGCATTTATCTGCAAGAATAGCTGGGGGCAGGATTTTGGTGACGAGGGATTTTTTTATATCTCTTATTATGATACCAATATCGGTATGAACAGCGTAGTATATACGAAGCTTGGAAATAGTGACAACTACGACAAGATCTATCAGTCAGATCTGATGGGCGA is a window from the Lachnospiraceae bacterium GAM79 genome containing:
- a CDS encoding class I SAM-dependent RNA methyltransferase codes for the protein MSRIELIAPCHFGLESVLKKEILDLGYEIVQVEDGRITFAGEEDAVARANMFIRTAERIMIKCGSFKAVTFDELFEGTKSIPWERYLTRDAKFWVSKATSNKSALFSPSDIQSIVKKAMVERLKQTYHVSWFTEDGAEYPVRVFIFKDIVTIGLDTSGISLHKRGYRKLVGKAPISETLASALIMLTPWNKDRVLVDPFCGSGTFPIEAAMIGARIAPGIDRDFLASEWAKVGDKKMWYNAIDEANDMIDHDVKMNIQGYDLDNEMVKCAMENARAAGVDEHIHFQQRDVKDLRHPKKYGFIITNPPYGERLEDREDLPELYKTIGESFRRLDDWSMFLITSYSEAEKYIGRKADKNRKIYNGMIKSYFYQFMGPKPPKRK
- a CDS encoding lectin like domain-containing protein, whose protein sequence is MKKYLIVAAVVILGVFLYLGFLRHPDVSIEKTEEAGAAAETMLKEIVTNANGKGIILYINDSRITEAEYQPYFSDHLQLMLPIATFTDKLDCHVNAYENGTITFSKGDSLVKVYGDSDVVNINGNAIQAIDKPEKKDDIIYVPVNEICEALNYSCNINLETNAVVLKKIAEEEKLPAAYDMREHDRVSLVRDQGIYGTCWAFASLAALESTIRPAENLVFSVDHMAMNNSFNVSPFDGGEYYMSIAYLAAWQGPVLEEDDPYGDNQTVNGLSAVKHLEEAIILKDKNYEAIKSSVYKYGGVETVIYCDMKNATSSSYYYNRNRSSYYYNGDQTPNHDVVIVGWDDNYPKEYFNTEPAGDGAFICKNSWGQDFGDEGFFYISYYDTNIGMNSVVYTKLGNSDNYDKIYQSDLMGEVGTMGFDDKPEAYFANVYTAGKNETLKAVSFYATGPKTTYDVYVVTDFTDVSDLQQRTKVASGEMQYEGYYTINLNEAVPLPDDRKFAVVVHVNTQDSTMPIAIEYNNDEKTANFDITDGEGYISLYGTKWSSAEQENDCNVCLKAFTDVGD